A region from the Raphanus sativus cultivar WK10039 unplaced genomic scaffold, ASM80110v3 Scaffold4880, whole genome shotgun sequence genome encodes:
- the LOC130507590 gene encoding uncharacterized protein LOC130507590, translating into MEPDQIILNQLMKAIQTMGDRMTQLENSGLALPEGRHRVGETPRAGYVEPKPPDPSLIIIPHQTSKTQSHIVHSYSDYGSAKKSKLYTFSGRRNYLEWERNLDEWFYYNHILKKERLAYAIGQLKDVAFKWWIKEQDERWLYKEPTITTWRDLKEAMRDKFAPEFTNSQIREQYPRRYPNRGSQEATRVVPQEGQRDMLPQVISQPKQRHQSTYCSSQKNGVPMTMEKKKVLSQSTLCKIDRKPDQASVQTKAKMRVQDTMQPKMLKEAKPVMKISYQ; encoded by the exons ATGGAGCCAGACCAGATCATCTTGAATCAGCTTATGAAAGCCATACAGACCATGGGAGATCGGATGACCCAGCTGGAAAATTCTGGTCTTGCATTACCTGAAGGAAGACATAGAGTTGGCGAGACACCTAGAGCTGGATATGTGGAACCAAAGCCACCAGACCCTTCACTGATCATCATCCCACATCAAACTTCTAAAACTCAAAGCCATATTGTTCATTCTTATTCTGATTATGGATCTGCtaagaaatctaaactttatacattttcaggaagaagaaactACCTAGAGTGGGAGAGAAACTTGGATGAGTGGTTCTACTACAACCACATCCTGAAGAAAGAGAGGTTAGCTTATGCTATTGGCCAGCTCAAAGATGTTGCTTTCAAATGGTGGATAAAAGAACAAGATGAAAGATGGTtgtacaaggagccaactatcaccACTTGGAGAGATCTTAAGGAAGCCATGAGAGATAAGTTTGCACCAGAGTTTACCAATTCTCAAATCAGGGAACAATACCCTAGAAGGTATCCAAACCGTGGCTCACAAGAGGCAACAAGAGTAGTACCACAAGAAGGTCAAAGAGACATGCTTCCACAAGTAATCTCTCAGCCAAAACAGAGACATCAATCTACTTATTGTTCAAGCCAAAAGAATGGCGTGCCAATGaccatggagaagaagaaagttctCAGCCAAAGCACATTGTGCAAAATAGATAGAAAACCAGATCAAGCAAGTGTTCAAACaaaggctaag ATGAGAGTTCAAGACACAATGCAGCCTAAGatgcttaaagaagcaaaaccagtgaTGAAAATATCCTACCAAG